In a genomic window of Zestosphaera sp.:
- a CDS encoding HD domain-containing protein, with translation MQRLRRLKQLGTSHLVYPGAVHNRFSHSLGSMHVAGVFAEYTYSRLGLNSPEVNRLKQIARLIGLLHDLGHGPFSHTFEDHVLVNYEVNHEVLGSKIIKEHPEISKCFDNYIEKEIGISAEIMAKLIEAVSLETWPLTSSIGSGVSEKSLYYIIKGAYSADIVDYLLRDSYFTGANYGFGLDWERLAFHSKPVKDKIVLEYKAKDVLDHLLIARIFMFKTVYYHKTVRAFDKIAGEMLLKADKILNYGERFDNIIKYVELDDEYVLSHPEIRQLEESKYLLDRRVPYKNVYQTVLPVDQTLKGFLAISKEAIKRSLEDKLKNLHPEVADKDNLVFVDTPKLPTNPMFEEAVIYIENEEGEVEAKPVRETIAGSMPAELAFLRIYVRDKYMQYSSEVKEIARSLLSGKEIRSFY, from the coding sequence TGGGTTCTATGCACGTGGCCGGAGTATTCGCTGAGTACACGTACTCAAGACTTGGGTTGAATTCTCCTGAAGTTAACAGGCTAAAACAGATAGCGAGACTTATAGGCTTACTGCATGACTTAGGTCATGGACCATTCTCACACACATTCGAAGATCATGTTCTCGTAAACTACGAAGTAAATCATGAAGTCTTAGGAAGTAAAATAATTAAGGAACACCCAGAAATATCTAAGTGTTTCGATAACTACATAGAGAAAGAGATAGGCATTTCCGCGGAGATCATGGCCAAGCTTATAGAAGCTGTCTCGCTAGAGACGTGGCCGCTAACCTCAAGCATAGGTAGCGGAGTTAGTGAGAAGTCACTATACTACATAATTAAGGGGGCCTATAGCGCCGACATAGTAGATTATCTGCTCAGAGACTCGTACTTTACGGGAGCTAACTACGGCTTCGGGCTTGACTGGGAGCGACTAGCCTTCCACTCAAAGCCTGTTAAAGACAAGATAGTGCTGGAGTATAAAGCTAAAGACGTGTTAGACCATCTACTTATAGCCAGAATATTTATGTTTAAGACAGTGTATTACCATAAGACCGTACGAGCGTTTGATAAGATAGCTGGCGAGATGTTGCTTAAGGCAGACAAGATACTGAATTACGGTGAGAGATTCGACAACATCATCAAGTATGTTGAGTTAGACGACGAGTACGTATTATCACACCCGGAGATTAGACAACTAGAAGAGAGTAAGTACTTACTTGATAGGAGAGTACCTTACAAGAACGTCTACCAGACTGTCTTGCCAGTAGACCAAACATTAAAAGGATTCTTAGCGATAAGTAAGGAAGCTATTAAGAGGAGTCTTGAAGATAAGTTGAAGAACCTCCACCCAGAAGTTGCTGATAAAGACAACTTAGTTTTTGTAGATACGCCGAAACTCCCTACAAACCCCATGTTTGAGGAGGCCGTAATCTACATAGAGAATGAGGAAGGAGAAGTAGAAGCAAAACCTGTTAGAGAGACTATAGCCGGCTCTATGCCGGCTGAGTTAGCGTTCCTCAGGATATATGTGAGAGACAAGTACATGCAGTACTCAAGCGAGGTTAAGGAGATCGCCAGAAGCTTGTTGTCAGGGAAGGAAATACGTAGTTTCTACTAG
- a CDS encoding flavodoxin family protein, with amino-acid sequence MESVKVLGLNASPRKYGNTYKLLEVALETASIYGAETKLIHIYDYDIKPCEGCLSDEQLACRPPCINNDDSWALMKEVLGSDALIIATPVFWYGPSGHLKNLIDKLTIFENMIFVDGKSWVEGKVAGFIAVGAEAGAVMTIAYLMSVFNSFGYLIPPWALAYYQGMDDALKSREAVMDSANVGKIVVEVAKLLRNNNSLWKWYEPNILEILKEKNVLERIANKVENLRKETSSKRAETVKKLIQTKPDDYKL; translated from the coding sequence ATGGAGTCAGTTAAGGTGTTAGGTCTTAACGCGTCTCCGAGAAAGTATGGAAACACGTATAAGCTCCTGGAAGTAGCTCTTGAGACAGCCTCTATCTACGGGGCTGAGACGAAACTTATTCACATATACGACTACGACATAAAGCCTTGTGAGGGGTGCTTAAGTGATGAGCAACTCGCTTGTAGACCTCCCTGCATAAACAACGACGATAGTTGGGCTCTAATGAAAGAAGTGCTGGGTAGTGACGCACTAATAATAGCGACTCCCGTATTTTGGTACGGGCCCTCAGGACATCTAAAGAACTTAATAGACAAACTAACAATATTTGAGAACATGATCTTCGTTGACGGTAAGTCATGGGTTGAGGGCAAGGTAGCAGGATTCATAGCTGTCGGCGCTGAGGCAGGAGCTGTAATGACTATAGCATACCTAATGAGTGTCTTCAACTCGTTTGGTTACTTAATACCTCCTTGGGCTCTAGCCTACTATCAAGGAATGGACGACGCCTTAAAGAGTAGGGAAGCGGTAATGGACTCAGCAAACGTGGGCAAAATCGTGGTTGAGGTAGCTAAGCTCCTCAGAAATAATAACTCGTTATGGAAGTGGTATGAGCCAAACATACTCGAGATACTGAAAGAGAAGAACGTGCTGGAACGAATAGCTAATAAAGTCGAGAACCTTAGAAAAGAAACGAGTAGCAAGAGGGCAGAGACCGTGAAGAAGTTGATACAGACTAAGCCAGACGACTACAAGCTGTAG